In Streptomyces alboniger, the following are encoded in one genomic region:
- a CDS encoding ADP-ribosylglycohydrolase family protein encodes MASTACVPSVPAPGDAADLRERARGALLGLAVGDALGAPAENMKPSEIRARWGRITGYVTEHPAGTDDTEYAIFSGLLLARHGSALTVAHVEAAWHQWIADLDEGPFRGAGFSERGTLENLRRGLAAPISAQHRHAWSDGLAMRAAPFGVFAAGRPAEAARLIAVDGSVSHDGEGIYGGQAVAAGVAAAMAGARVDTVVTAALSVIPDDSWTSRSLRRAVAVAHRGERAVRSAVVIGGYPWTDLAPEAVGLAFGAYAAARGDFRCAVLGAVNMGRDADTTAAVAGALSGATCGARAIPGPWASAIGPARGSCLPSMRGHHVLDVAELLLPVGEPS; translated from the coding sequence ATGGCGTCCACCGCATGCGTTCCCTCGGTCCCGGCGCCCGGCGACGCCGCCGACCTCCGCGAACGGGCGCGCGGCGCGCTGCTCGGCCTCGCGGTCGGCGACGCGCTCGGCGCACCCGCGGAGAACATGAAACCGTCCGAGATCCGGGCCCGTTGGGGCCGCATCACCGGATACGTCACCGAACACCCGGCGGGCACGGACGACACCGAGTACGCGATCTTCTCGGGGCTGCTGCTCGCCCGGCACGGCTCGGCGCTGACCGTCGCGCACGTCGAGGCCGCCTGGCACCAGTGGATCGCCGACCTGGACGAGGGCCCGTTCCGCGGCGCGGGCTTCAGCGAGCGCGGCACGCTGGAGAACCTGCGCCGCGGCCTCGCCGCCCCCATCTCGGCCCAGCACCGGCACGCCTGGAGCGACGGCCTCGCGATGCGGGCCGCTCCCTTCGGGGTCTTCGCCGCGGGGCGCCCCGCGGAGGCGGCAAGGCTGATCGCCGTCGACGGCTCGGTCAGCCATGACGGGGAGGGCATCTACGGCGGCCAGGCGGTCGCGGCGGGGGTCGCGGCGGCGATGGCGGGAGCGCGGGTGGACACCGTGGTGACGGCGGCTCTCTCCGTCATCCCGGACGACTCCTGGACGTCACGGTCGCTGCGGCGGGCGGTCGCGGTCGCCCACCGGGGCGAACGCGCGGTCCGCTCGGCGGTGGTCATCGGCGGCTACCCCTGGACCGACCTCGCCCCGGAGGCGGTGGGGCTCGCCTTCGGGGCGTACGCGGCGGCCCGCGGCGACTTCCGCTGCGCGGTGCTCGGCGCGGTGAATATGGGGCGGGACGCCGATACGACGGCGGCGGTGGCGGGGGCGCTCTCGGGTGCCACGTGTGGCGCCCGCGCGATTCCGGGCCCCTGGGCCTCGGCGATCGGGCCCGCGCGGGGCAGCTGCCTCCCCTCCATGCGGGGGCATCACGTCCTGGACGTGGCGGAGCTTCTCCTTCCTGTGGGGGAGCCCTCGTGA
- a CDS encoding ADP-ribosylglycohydrolase family protein — translation MIRLTWVQPEDLIGHELRQAEHEGRDVSSVRARWLAAGGHLAPPRAGASPAPAPPHLRALAEQLLDELAPAPAGPLPAPGPTLPAAAPGDLRERLHAAWLGRAAGCLLGKPVEKLPLDGIRGLARATGNWPLTTWFTERGLPPALKAAHPWNKRSATTSLAENIDGMPEDDDLNYPLLNLLLLQRHGKSFTTADVARLWLDELPAGRTFTAERVAYRNLLQGIEPPHTATHRNPFREWIGALIRADIHGWTNPGAPGAAAEQACRDAALTHTADGVHGAMFAAAAIAEAAAADADIHRCLRAGLATVPPDSPLARALRDGIRLAARTRDFDEVVDRLHATYTTHHWVHVVPNAALLAAALTHADGDFTGSITRAVSGGWDTDSNGATAGSIAGLLAGRPDALPARWTAPLKNRLATSVGDFDGIGFDTLAELTAREAHRS, via the coding sequence ATGATCCGCCTCACCTGGGTCCAGCCGGAGGATCTGATCGGCCACGAACTCCGCCAGGCGGAGCACGAAGGGCGCGACGTCTCCTCGGTGCGGGCCCGCTGGCTCGCGGCCGGCGGGCACCTCGCGCCCCCACGCGCGGGCGCCTCCCCAGCCCCTGCCCCGCCGCACCTCCGCGCCCTGGCCGAACAGCTCCTGGACGAGCTGGCGCCCGCACCCGCGGGGCCCCTCCCCGCGCCGGGGCCGACACTCCCTGCCGCCGCCCCCGGTGACCTGCGCGAGCGCCTCCACGCCGCCTGGCTCGGCAGAGCCGCGGGGTGTCTGCTCGGCAAGCCGGTCGAGAAGCTGCCCCTCGACGGCATCCGCGGCCTCGCCCGGGCGACCGGGAACTGGCCGCTCACCACCTGGTTCACGGAGCGCGGCCTGCCGCCCGCCCTCAAGGCCGCGCACCCCTGGAACAAGCGCTCGGCGACGACCTCCCTGGCCGAGAACATCGACGGCATGCCCGAGGACGACGACCTCAACTACCCCCTTTTGAACCTCCTCCTGCTCCAGCGCCACGGAAAGTCCTTCACCACCGCGGACGTGGCGAGGCTCTGGCTGGACGAGCTGCCCGCGGGCCGCACCTTCACCGCCGAGCGCGTCGCGTACCGCAACCTCCTCCAGGGCATCGAACCCCCGCACACAGCGACCCACCGCAACCCCTTCCGCGAGTGGATCGGCGCCCTGATCCGCGCCGACATCCATGGCTGGACCAACCCCGGCGCCCCCGGAGCGGCGGCCGAGCAGGCCTGCCGGGACGCGGCGCTGACCCATACGGCGGACGGCGTCCACGGCGCGATGTTCGCGGCGGCCGCGATCGCCGAGGCGGCGGCCGCGGACGCGGACATCCACCGCTGCCTGCGCGCCGGCCTAGCCACCGTCCCACCGGACTCCCCACTGGCCCGCGCCCTCCGCGACGGCATCCGACTCGCCGCACGGACACGGGACTTCGACGAGGTCGTGGACCGTCTGCACGCCACCTACACCACCCACCACTGGGTCCACGTCGTCCCCAACGCCGCCCTCCTCGCCGCTGCCCTCACCCACGCCGACGGCGACTTCACCGGCTCCATCACCCGCGCCGTCTCGGGGGGCTGGGACACCGACTCGAACGGCGCGACCGCCGGTTCGATCGCGGGCCTGCTGGCGGGCCGCCCGGACGCGCTCCCCGCCCGCTGGACGGCCCCGCTCAAGAACCGGCTCGCCACGTCCGTGGGCGACTTCGACGGCATCGGCTTCGACACCCTCGCAGAACTCACCGCCCGGGAGGCACACCGCTCATGA
- a CDS encoding CaiB/BaiF CoA transferase family protein, with protein sequence MTQPPVTQPPLTGLRVLDLATLFAGPLAATMLGDFGAEVIKVEHPGRPDPSRGHGPSKDGVGLWWKLLGRNKRTMTLDLSTPGGRDTLLRLAATADVIVENFRPGTLEKWELGWAELSAANPRLVLTRVTGFGQFGPYARRPGFGTLAEAMSGFAAITGDPEGPPTLPPFGLADSIAGLATAYAVMTALTARERTGRGQVVDMAIIEPILTVLGPQPLWYDQLGHVQPRTGNRSTNNAPRNTYRTADGRWVAVSTSAQSIAERLMRLVGRPELIAEPWFASGADRARHADVLDEAVGGWIARHTRAEVIEAFEKAQAAVAPVQDVRDVMTDPQYAALSTLTTVDDPELGPLRIQNVLFRLSETPGAVRWAGRPHGADTDAVLTELGLTEREITTLRKEGAL encoded by the coding sequence ATGACCCAGCCGCCCGTGACCCAGCCGCCCCTCACCGGCCTGCGCGTCCTCGACCTGGCCACCCTCTTCGCCGGCCCCCTCGCCGCCACGATGCTCGGCGACTTCGGCGCGGAGGTCATCAAGGTCGAGCACCCCGGCCGCCCGGACCCCTCCCGCGGCCACGGCCCGTCGAAGGACGGCGTCGGTCTGTGGTGGAAGCTGCTCGGCCGCAACAAGCGCACGATGACACTGGACCTGTCCACGCCCGGCGGCCGTGACACGCTGCTGCGCCTGGCCGCCACCGCCGATGTCATCGTGGAGAACTTCCGCCCCGGCACCCTGGAGAAGTGGGAGCTGGGCTGGGCGGAGCTGAGCGCGGCCAACCCCCGCCTGGTCCTGACCCGGGTCACGGGCTTCGGCCAGTTCGGCCCCTACGCCCGCCGCCCCGGCTTCGGCACGCTCGCCGAGGCGATGAGCGGCTTCGCCGCGATCACCGGCGACCCCGAAGGGCCCCCGACGCTTCCCCCCTTCGGCCTCGCCGACTCGATCGCGGGTCTGGCGACGGCGTACGCGGTGATGACGGCCCTGACGGCACGTGAGCGCACGGGACGCGGGCAGGTGGTCGACATGGCGATCATCGAGCCGATCCTCACCGTCCTCGGCCCCCAGCCCCTCTGGTACGACCAGCTGGGCCACGTCCAGCCCCGCACCGGCAACCGCTCCACGAACAACGCGCCCCGCAACACCTACCGCACCGCCGACGGCCGCTGGGTCGCCGTCTCCACCTCGGCCCAGTCCATCGCGGAACGTCTGATGCGCCTGGTCGGCCGCCCGGAGCTGATCGCCGAGCCGTGGTTCGCCTCGGGCGCCGACCGGGCCCGGCACGCCGATGTCCTCGACGAGGCGGTCGGCGGCTGGATCGCCCGCCACACCCGCGCGGAGGTGATCGAGGCCTTCGAGAAGGCGCAGGCGGCGGTCGCTCCCGTCCAGGACGTACGGGACGTCATGACGGATCCTCAGTACGCGGCCCTGTCCACGCTCACCACGGTCGACGACCCGGAACTCGGCCCGCTGCGCATACAGAACGTGCTCTTCCGGCTCTCCGAGACCCCCGGCGCGGTTCGCTGGGCCGGGCGACCGCACGGCGCTGACACGGACGCGGTCCTGACCGAACTCGGCCTGACGGAAAGGGAGATCACCACCCTCCGCAAGGAAGGCGCCCTGTGA
- the rbsK gene encoding ribokinase: protein MTPTPHIAVLGSANMDLVAYVTRAPRRGETVTGREFRTIPGGKGANQAVAAARAGATVSMIGAVGTDVFGARLRSTLEHSGVDTDLLRTVETPTGTAHIVVDDEGGNSIVVVPGANGTVKGLTPGDEALIASANALLLQLEIPAKGALAAARAARRHGVRTVLTPAPAQHLPDELLAATDLLLPNEHEAATLTGITDDPHAAARSLLSQVPEVVITLGSRGSLYAARGAEPVMVPAPRVTAVDTTGAGDTFAGTLAVALAEGRPVPDALTWASSAAALSVQRPGASASMPYRKEIDARAADPATTNGAPA from the coding sequence ATGACCCCGACGCCCCACATCGCCGTACTCGGCAGCGCCAACATGGACCTCGTCGCGTACGTCACCAGGGCCCCGCGGCGCGGTGAGACCGTGACGGGCCGCGAGTTCCGTACGATCCCCGGCGGCAAGGGCGCCAACCAGGCCGTCGCGGCCGCCCGCGCGGGCGCCACGGTCTCGATGATCGGCGCGGTCGGCACCGACGTGTTCGGCGCGCGGCTGCGCTCCACCCTCGAACACTCCGGCGTCGACACGGACCTGCTGCGCACCGTCGAGACCCCGACCGGCACCGCGCACATCGTCGTCGACGACGAGGGCGGCAACTCGATCGTCGTCGTCCCCGGCGCCAACGGCACCGTCAAGGGCCTCACCCCCGGCGACGAGGCCCTGATCGCCTCCGCCAACGCCCTGCTGCTCCAGCTGGAGATCCCGGCCAAGGGGGCACTCGCCGCCGCCCGGGCCGCCCGCCGCCACGGCGTCCGCACGGTCCTCACCCCCGCCCCCGCACAGCACCTGCCCGACGAACTCCTCGCCGCCACCGATTTGTTGCTGCCCAACGAACACGAGGCGGCCACCCTCACCGGCATCACGGACGACCCGCACGCCGCCGCCCGCTCGCTCCTCTCCCAGGTCCCCGAGGTCGTCATCACCCTCGGCTCGCGGGGCAGCCTGTACGCGGCACGCGGCGCCGAACCGGTCATGGTCCCCGCCCCCCGGGTCACCGCGGTCGACACGACCGGGGCGGGCGACACGTTCGCCGGGACCCTCGCGGTGGCGCTCGCCGAGGGCAGGCCCGTGCCGGACGCCCTCACCTGGGCGTCCTCGGCGGCCGCGCTCTCCGTCCAGCGCCCGGGGGCGTCGGCCTCCATGCCGTACCGCAAAGAGATCGACGCCCGTGCGGCCGACCCGGCGACGACGAACGGCGCCCCCGCATGA
- a CDS encoding ADP-ribosylglycohydrolase family protein, with product MEGLLLGLSAGDAAGWPAARHRAARMPEWTRRLTRELDTFAEQNATTTLPVPIALNQPPEPLRLGPSDDAEWAAFTAESLLRAADGTLGQELSPDRRVRAALDLAWSTLAAEVAQAAARAPEVESAVLPLRARISVRAGLGNLAAGLRPPATGHDNPHFFDDAACVRACVLALVHPGDPEQAAVLAEFDARYTQDGDGTHGARAMAAAIAAALGGADVGTAVDAALAQLPEHTEIGRNARHAVKLAHDAECAFDLVPLLEHQIVDHVYSYGIAAAETVPVALALATAARGRIREAVPAAACLSRVADSAPALAGALTGAFGTSAAIPDAWRAACRTLSGCTLPRLAGTDLVELAGHLAHTELTAPGGQFRHEAHN from the coding sequence ATCGAAGGCCTGCTCCTAGGGCTGTCCGCAGGCGACGCCGCCGGCTGGCCCGCGGCTCGGCACCGGGCCGCCCGCATGCCCGAGTGGACCCGCCGCCTCACCCGGGAGCTGGACACCTTCGCCGAGCAGAACGCCACCACCACCCTCCCCGTGCCCATCGCCCTGAACCAGCCCCCGGAGCCGCTGCGGCTCGGCCCCTCGGACGACGCCGAATGGGCGGCGTTCACCGCGGAGTCGCTGCTCCGCGCCGCCGACGGGACCCTCGGTCAGGAGCTGTCCCCCGACCGCCGGGTACGGGCGGCGCTCGACCTGGCCTGGTCGACCCTCGCCGCCGAAGTGGCACAGGCGGCGGCCCGCGCCCCCGAGGTGGAGTCCGCCGTACTCCCCCTGCGCGCCCGGATCTCCGTACGCGCGGGCCTCGGCAACCTCGCCGCGGGCCTGCGTCCGCCCGCCACCGGCCACGACAACCCGCACTTCTTCGACGACGCCGCCTGCGTACGCGCCTGCGTCCTCGCCCTAGTCCACCCCGGCGACCCCGAACAGGCCGCCGTCCTCGCGGAGTTCGACGCCCGCTACACCCAGGACGGCGACGGTACGCACGGCGCCCGCGCGATGGCGGCGGCGATCGCGGCGGCCCTCGGCGGCGCGGACGTCGGCACCGCGGTGGACGCCGCGCTCGCCCAGCTCCCCGAGCACACGGAGATCGGCCGCAACGCCCGGCACGCCGTGAAGCTCGCCCACGACGCCGAGTGCGCCTTCGACCTCGTACCGCTCCTTGAACACCAGATCGTCGACCATGTGTACAGCTACGGCATCGCCGCCGCGGAGACCGTTCCGGTGGCCCTCGCCCTGGCGACCGCCGCGCGCGGCCGTATCCGCGAGGCCGTGCCCGCCGCCGCCTGCCTGTCCCGCGTCGCCGACTCGGCGCCCGCCCTCGCCGGTGCGCTGACCGGCGCGTTCGGCACCTCGGCGGCGATCCCCGACGCCTGGCGCGCGGCCTGCCGGACCCTCTCCGGCTGCACGCTCCCCCGCCTGGCGGGCACCGACCTGGTGGAACTCGCCGGGCACCTGGCACACACAGAACTGACCGCTCCAGGTGGACAATTCCGGCATGAAGCCCACAATTAG